The following proteins are co-located in the Chloroflexia bacterium SDU3-3 genome:
- a CDS encoding ABC-F family ATP-binding cassette domain-containing protein, which produces MTILTLEAITKQFDERPLLRGIDLGVAQGERVGLVGVNGSGKTTLLRIAARVEQPDTGRVSVARDMRVAYLPQNPVMDPERTALEQIFQGDSEAMQVLRAYEQASAALAASPADAALQQRVADLVGRMDAAGAWQIEQDARTILSKLGIADLSAPVGTLSGGQRRRVAMAQTLISPADLLILDEPTNHIDTETIAWLEGFLSRATFALLLVTHDRYFLERVVNRIVEVDMGKLYSYPGNYARFLEMKEARAVAQASEEARRQTILRKEIAWLRQGAQARTTKQQARIDRIADMQAVERDPQRGELEISVESRRLGKRVIEVKQISKAMGGRALIRDLSLSVGRRDRIGIVGPNGQGKTTLLNMIAGRLEPDAGAVEVGETVHMVYYDQESAGLDPSQRVIDYVKEGAELQRTGEGALITASQMLQRFLFPPNTHYSLIGKLSGGERRRLYLLRKLIEAPNVLLLDEPTNDLDIQTLSVLEDYLDEFAGALITVSHDRYFLDRTAERLLVFEQGAVNEYPGGYSAYEARRAAREAEAAQAKPTPKPAQAAQAPAAKSRRLSFKEQRELKELEERIPQLEAEQEQIQAALAAAPGHAELTRLSSELERSAHELEAAFERWAALAERAEG; this is translated from the coding sequence ATGACCATCCTTACACTCGAAGCCATAACCAAACAGTTTGACGAGCGACCGCTGCTGCGCGGCATCGACCTGGGCGTCGCGCAGGGCGAGCGCGTGGGCCTGGTGGGCGTCAACGGCAGCGGCAAGACCACACTGCTGCGCATCGCGGCCCGCGTCGAGCAGCCCGACACGGGCCGCGTGAGCGTGGCCCGCGACATGCGGGTGGCCTACCTGCCCCAGAACCCCGTGATGGACCCCGAGCGCACCGCGCTGGAGCAGATCTTCCAGGGCGATAGCGAGGCCATGCAGGTGCTGCGCGCCTACGAGCAGGCCAGCGCCGCCCTGGCCGCCAGCCCCGCCGACGCCGCGCTGCAGCAGCGCGTGGCCGACCTGGTGGGCCGCATGGATGCGGCGGGCGCGTGGCAGATCGAGCAGGACGCCCGCACCATCCTCTCCAAGCTGGGCATCGCCGACCTGAGCGCGCCGGTGGGCACGCTCTCCGGCGGGCAGCGCCGCCGCGTGGCCATGGCCCAGACCCTGATCTCGCCCGCCGACCTGCTCATCCTCGATGAGCCGACCAACCATATCGACACCGAGACCATCGCCTGGCTGGAGGGCTTCCTCTCCCGCGCCACCTTCGCGCTGCTGCTGGTCACCCACGACCGCTACTTTCTGGAGCGCGTGGTCAACCGGATCGTCGAGGTGGACATGGGCAAGCTCTATAGCTACCCCGGCAACTACGCCCGCTTCCTTGAGATGAAGGAGGCCCGCGCTGTGGCCCAGGCCTCCGAGGAGGCCCGCCGCCAGACCATCCTGCGCAAGGAGATCGCCTGGCTGCGGCAGGGCGCGCAGGCCCGCACCACCAAGCAGCAGGCCCGCATCGACCGCATCGCCGACATGCAGGCGGTGGAGCGCGACCCCCAGCGTGGCGAGCTAGAGATCTCGGTCGAGTCGCGGCGGCTGGGCAAGCGCGTGATCGAGGTGAAGCAGATCAGCAAGGCCATGGGCGGGCGCGCGCTCATCCGCGACCTCAGCCTGAGCGTGGGGCGGCGCGACCGCATCGGCATTGTCGGGCCGAACGGCCAGGGCAAGACCACCCTGCTGAACATGATCGCGGGGCGGCTGGAGCCGGACGCGGGCGCGGTGGAGGTGGGCGAGACCGTGCACATGGTCTACTACGACCAGGAGAGCGCCGGGCTGGACCCCAGCCAGCGCGTGATCGACTATGTGAAGGAGGGGGCCGAGCTGCAGCGCACCGGCGAGGGCGCGCTGATCACCGCCTCGCAGATGCTCCAGCGCTTCCTGTTCCCGCCCAACACGCACTACTCGCTGATCGGTAAGCTTTCCGGCGGCGAGCGGCGGCGGCTCTACCTGCTGCGCAAGCTGATCGAGGCCCCCAACGTGCTGCTGCTCGACGAGCCGACGAACGACCTCGACATCCAGACCCTCTCGGTGCTAGAGGACTACCTGGATGAGTTTGCGGGCGCGCTGATCACCGTCTCGCACGACCGCTACTTCCTCGACCGCACCGCGGAGCGGCTGCTGGTCTTCGAGCAGGGCGCGGTGAACGAGTACCCGGGCGGCTACAGCGCCTACGAGGCCCGCCGCGCCGCCCGCGAGGCCGAGGCCGCGCAGGCCAAGCCCACGCCTAAGCCTGCCCAGGCCGCCCAGGCCCCCGCCGCCAAGTCGCGCCGCCTGAGCTTCAAGGAGCAGCGCGAGCTGAAGGAGCTGGAGGAGCGCATCCCGCAGCTAGAGGCTGAGCAGGAGCAGATCCAGGCCGCGCTGGCCGCCGCGCCCGGCCACGCCGAGCTGACCAGGCTCTCTTCCGAGCTAGAGCGCAGCGCCCACGAGCTAGAGGCCGCCTTCGAGCGCTGGGCCGCGCTGGCCGAGCGCGCCGAGGGCTAG
- a CDS encoding glycosyl transferase produces the protein MIGAAPVRRSGILAIIGRVLMAFVVLAVALAVVGTVFAYSSYASLASSLKPRLAALSTRDTFETSRIYDRNGTLLYEFLGAGKRTHVSLPEISPLLINATIAIEDKTFYKNAGFDVRGILYAFYKNMTSGEIAGGGSSITQQLVKRAVLTDVERNEENQYWRKVKEVILAQELTKQYSKDEIMELYLNEIYYGNLSYGIEAASESYFGVHAKDLSLAQASLLAGLGQLPSAYDPVTNGFLENGDTLPGVTLGANWYEDDYALPGGLTPPKRRQIAVLSQMVDEGYVTKEVGRAAIADDLRFTKQETPLNAPHFVFWVRKLLEEKYGQQFANEGLSIYTSLDLNMQHMVQEKAKDRIQELAERNIHNAAVVVMQPNTGQVLAMVGSIDYNATKASTTRGQTGNVLDGQVNVATRERQPGSALKPFTYLSAMEKGATPATVWWDVPTEFLGGLDAYAPENYNGRWNGPLRTRTALANSLNMPAVKALKFAGLDHTLDLLHRAGITGLQRGEGFYGLSLTLGGGEVTPLDLTTAYNTLASQGHYYPPVAVLKVVNSRGEVLEQFTPTAAQSVESFDPEKVATPPTAGEQVLNPDHVAIITDMLADNAARAPVFTTQSKLRLSRPAAVKTGTTNDWRDAWAVGFTPYVTVGVWTGNNNNEPTAKVESVTSGGAIWHDVMEAIFADARFQQELAAPYGGKLPTSFTLPSDIVRKQICKLPGPFNYYGEELFSPDMLKKRTSAAATATAGDGMFFGTPATTATSSPEDDILADQFGCNSFAKMTVAKLGQTTTQVVNDAGETEEKSSANYCRVVDGVNVPGDMITTITVWKTPKPSKDEKVQYVWQGGSAGGAVGAGSIPDCTSDMIYSVAPPGSVRMPDLRGFGENQAKEKLAALGFNTGMIFVQYQDRSQIPDDYDKFPAYAVVSSMPAANTWVQPDEFIILGVRAPDDAAPAGPTETPVGAGPPGSVTSTPLPADGGQPAPTPAPADGGQPTPAPVEGGQPAPTPAPADGGALPQLPVEGGPQPPADGGAPQPEVPGPPQP, from the coding sequence ATGATCGGCGCGGCACCGGTGCGGCGCAGCGGCATCCTGGCCATCATCGGCAGGGTGCTCATGGCCTTTGTGGTGCTGGCGGTGGCGCTGGCCGTGGTTGGCACGGTGTTCGCCTATAGCAGCTACGCCTCGCTGGCCAGCTCGCTGAAGCCCCGGCTGGCCGCGCTGAGCACCCGCGACACCTTCGAGACCTCGCGCATCTATGATCGCAACGGCACCCTGCTCTACGAGTTCCTCGGCGCGGGCAAGCGCACCCACGTGTCGCTCCCCGAGATCTCGCCCCTGCTGATCAACGCCACGATCGCGATCGAGGACAAGACGTTCTACAAGAACGCTGGCTTCGATGTGCGCGGCATCCTCTACGCCTTCTACAAAAATATGACCTCGGGCGAGATCGCGGGCGGCGGCTCGTCGATCACCCAGCAGCTGGTCAAGCGCGCCGTGCTGACCGATGTGGAGCGCAACGAGGAGAACCAGTACTGGCGCAAGGTGAAAGAGGTGATCCTCGCCCAGGAGCTGACCAAGCAGTACAGCAAAGACGAGATCATGGAGCTGTACCTGAACGAGATCTACTACGGCAACCTCTCCTACGGTATCGAGGCCGCATCCGAGAGCTACTTCGGCGTGCATGCCAAGGATCTCTCGCTGGCCCAGGCCTCGCTGCTGGCTGGCCTAGGCCAGCTGCCCAGCGCCTACGACCCGGTGACCAACGGCTTCTTGGAAAATGGCGACACCCTGCCCGGCGTAACGCTGGGGGCCAACTGGTACGAGGATGACTACGCGCTGCCCGGCGGCCTGACCCCGCCCAAGCGCCGCCAGATCGCTGTGCTTAGCCAGATGGTGGATGAGGGCTATGTGACCAAAGAGGTGGGCCGCGCCGCAATCGCCGACGACCTGCGGTTCACCAAGCAGGAGACGCCGCTCAACGCGCCGCACTTCGTGTTCTGGGTGCGCAAGCTGCTGGAGGAGAAGTACGGCCAGCAGTTCGCCAACGAGGGCCTGTCGATCTACACCTCGCTCGATCTGAACATGCAGCACATGGTGCAGGAGAAGGCCAAGGACCGCATCCAGGAGCTGGCCGAGCGCAACATCCACAACGCCGCCGTGGTGGTGATGCAGCCCAACACCGGGCAGGTGCTGGCCATGGTCGGCAGCATCGACTATAACGCCACCAAGGCTTCCACCACCCGGGGCCAGACCGGCAATGTGCTGGATGGCCAGGTGAACGTGGCCACCCGCGAGCGCCAGCCCGGCTCGGCCCTCAAGCCCTTCACCTATCTCTCGGCCATGGAGAAGGGCGCGACCCCAGCCACAGTGTGGTGGGATGTGCCCACCGAGTTTCTGGGCGGGCTAGATGCCTACGCCCCCGAGAACTACAACGGGCGCTGGAACGGCCCGCTGCGCACCCGCACCGCCCTGGCCAACTCGCTGAACATGCCCGCCGTCAAGGCGCTCAAGTTCGCAGGGCTGGATCATACCCTCGATCTGCTGCACCGCGCGGGCATCACCGGCCTGCAGCGCGGCGAGGGCTTCTACGGCCTCTCGCTCACCCTGGGCGGCGGCGAGGTGACGCCGCTCGACCTGACCACGGCCTACAACACCCTGGCCTCGCAGGGCCACTACTACCCGCCGGTGGCCGTGCTCAAGGTGGTCAACTCGCGCGGCGAGGTGCTAGAGCAGTTCACGCCCACGGCGGCCCAGAGCGTGGAGAGCTTCGACCCCGAGAAGGTGGCCACGCCGCCCACCGCTGGCGAGCAGGTGCTGAACCCCGACCACGTGGCGATCATCACCGACATGCTGGCCGACAACGCCGCGCGCGCCCCGGTATTCACCACCCAGAGCAAGCTCAGGCTCTCGCGCCCCGCCGCCGTGAAGACCGGCACCACCAACGATTGGCGCGACGCCTGGGCCGTGGGCTTCACGCCCTATGTCACTGTGGGCGTGTGGACGGGCAACAACAACAACGAGCCGACCGCCAAGGTCGAGAGCGTGACCAGCGGCGGCGCGATCTGGCACGATGTGATGGAGGCGATCTTCGCCGATGCCCGCTTCCAGCAGGAGCTGGCCGCACCCTATGGCGGCAAGCTGCCCACCAGCTTTACGCTGCCCAGCGACATCGTGCGCAAGCAGATCTGCAAGCTGCCCGGCCCGTTCAACTACTACGGCGAGGAGCTGTTCTCGCCCGATATGCTCAAGAAGCGCACCAGCGCCGCCGCCACCGCCACTGCAGGCGACGGCATGTTCTTCGGCACGCCCGCCACCACCGCCACCTCCTCGCCCGAGGACGATATCCTGGCGGATCAGTTCGGCTGCAACTCCTTCGCCAAGATGACGGTCGCTAAGCTGGGCCAGACCACCACCCAGGTGGTGAATGATGCCGGTGAGACCGAGGAGAAATCTAGCGCCAACTACTGCCGCGTGGTCGATGGTGTGAACGTGCCCGGCGACATGATCACCACGATCACGGTCTGGAAGACCCCCAAGCCCAGCAAGGACGAGAAGGTCCAGTATGTCTGGCAGGGCGGCAGCGCGGGCGGCGCGGTGGGCGCTGGCTCCATCCCCGACTGCACATCCGATATGATCTACTCGGTCGCGCCGCCTGGCTCGGTGCGCATGCCCGACCTGCGCGGGTTCGGCGAGAATCAGGCCAAGGAGAAGCTGGCCGCGCTGGGCTTCAACACCGGCATGATCTTCGTGCAGTACCAGGATCGCAGCCAGATCCCCGACGACTACGACAAGTTCCCGGCCTACGCGGTGGTCAGCTCGATGCCCGCCGCCAACACCTGGGTGCAGCCCGACGAGTTCATCATCCTGGGCGTGCGTGCGCCGGATGATGCGGCCCCGGCAGGCCCGACCGAGACGCCCGTGGGCGCTGGCCCGCCCGGCTCGGTGACATCCACGCCGCTGCCCGCCGATGGCGGCCAGCCCGCGCCCACGCCTGCGCCTGCCGACGGTGGCCAGCCCACACCTGCTCCCGTCGAGGGCGGCCAGCCCGCGCCCACGCCCGCCCCCGCCGACGGCGGCGCGCTGCCGCAGCTTCCCGTCGAGGGCGGCCCGCAGCCCCCCGCCGACGGCGGCGCGCCCCAGCCCGAGGTGCCAGGGCCGCCGCAGCCCTAG
- a CDS encoding serine/threonine protein kinase, which produces MRADDLQGRQIGRYQITGVLGRGGMASVYSATDSILQREIALKVLYPQYLNDEDQIARFKREAVVAAGLDHPNIVQIYDIGEDQGSVFIAMQRLAGRAFSDVLRERGRMPPGELAPIIDQIASALGYAHARGIIHRDIKPANILIDEHGRAVLTDFGIAKLLDTPGMTRTSVMVGTPDYMAPEQIGTQPIDGRADIYAMGIMIFRALTGHRPFEGGTDEVLLGHLNGSIPPVRSYVPELPPEIDHVIRMATARRPEQRYQHAGDLAADLRAAAQLPPALGVAMAQAAQHAAPADIPTAVGLVRPPPAAQPQRTHQSTTRTAPPAAFERGALATHMQPMPITGARREAPPPPPQRRSPLWAVGAVALLAMATGGGYMAANILGKGNTSQASVAQPPTAASAASAATPTNLPTSAPSVAPVLVATAAAPSATPEVAAAPTVAPTEVPATPTRRPAATKLPATPAPPTPTQLLPTAVTPPATATPPTPSATPAPSATPTPSTTAVPVINGFGAIYADERIQKRLGAAQAPETGNLGAEQPFEHGSMIWTGDKVKDRFVAYVFLDDGRWIGFIDTEVTGPDEAPTDLTPEGKVRPVSTFGKIWDTHAEIRDQLGWGTKAEYNTDAAFQGFEHGSMLYSEKGLGKGPSIYVLYDNGKYERLADPTK; this is translated from the coding sequence ATGAGAGCAGATGACCTTCAAGGCCGACAGATCGGGCGGTACCAGATCACCGGCGTGCTGGGGCGAGGCGGCATGGCCTCGGTCTACAGCGCGACCGACAGCATCCTCCAGCGTGAGATCGCGCTGAAGGTGCTCTACCCGCAGTACCTAAACGACGAGGACCAGATCGCCCGATTCAAGCGCGAGGCCGTGGTGGCGGCGGGGCTGGACCACCCCAACATCGTGCAGATCTATGACATCGGCGAAGACCAGGGCTCTGTGTTTATCGCCATGCAGCGGCTGGCCGGGCGGGCCTTCTCGGATGTGCTGCGCGAGCGCGGCAGGATGCCGCCCGGCGAGCTGGCCCCGATCATCGACCAGATCGCCTCGGCGCTGGGCTACGCGCACGCGCGCGGCATCATCCACCGCGACATCAAGCCCGCCAACATCCTGATCGACGAGCACGGGCGGGCGGTGCTGACCGACTTCGGCATCGCCAAGCTGCTGGACACGCCGGGCATGACCCGCACCAGCGTGATGGTGGGCACGCCCGACTATATGGCCCCCGAGCAGATCGGCACCCAGCCGATCGATGGCCGCGCCGACATCTACGCCATGGGCATCATGATCTTCCGCGCGCTCACCGGCCACCGCCCCTTCGAGGGAGGCACCGACGAGGTGCTGCTGGGCCACCTGAACGGCAGCATCCCGCCTGTGCGCAGCTACGTGCCCGAGCTGCCGCCGGAGATCGATCATGTCATCCGCATGGCCACGGCGCGCAGGCCCGAGCAGCGCTACCAGCACGCGGGCGATCTGGCCGCCGACCTGCGGGCTGCCGCGCAGCTGCCGCCCGCGCTGGGCGTGGCCATGGCCCAGGCCGCCCAGCATGCCGCGCCCGCCGACATCCCCACGGCGGTGGGCCTAGTGCGCCCGCCGCCCGCCGCGCAGCCCCAGCGCACCCACCAGAGCACCACGCGCACCGCGCCGCCCGCCGCATTCGAGCGCGGCGCGCTGGCCACGCACATGCAGCCCATGCCGATCACCGGCGCGCGGCGAGAGGCGCCGCCCCCACCGCCCCAGCGCCGCAGCCCACTGTGGGCGGTGGGGGCCGTGGCGCTGCTGGCCATGGCCACCGGCGGCGGCTATATGGCCGCCAACATCCTGGGCAAGGGTAATACCTCGCAGGCATCGGTGGCACAGCCGCCCACAGCGGCCAGCGCCGCCAGCGCCGCCACGCCCACGAATCTGCCCACCAGCGCGCCCAGCGTGGCCCCAGTGCTGGTGGCCACCGCTGCCGCGCCCAGCGCCACGCCCGAGGTGGCGGCAGCGCCCACGGTGGCCCCCACCGAGGTGCCTGCCACGCCCACCAGAAGGCCCGCCGCAACCAAGCTGCCCGCCACGCCCGCGCCGCCCACGCCCACCCAGCTGCTGCCCACCGCGGTGACGCCGCCCGCCACAGCCACGCCGCCCACGCCCAGCGCCACACCAGCGCCCAGCGCCACGCCCACGCCTAGCACCACAGCGGTGCCGGTGATCAACGGCTTCGGCGCGATCTACGCCGACGAGCGCATCCAGAAGCGGCTGGGCGCAGCGCAAGCGCCGGAGACCGGCAACCTGGGGGCCGAGCAGCCCTTCGAGCACGGCAGCATGATCTGGACAGGAGATAAGGTCAAAGATCGCTTTGTGGCGTATGTGTTCCTGGATGACGGTCGCTGGATCGGGTTTATCGATACCGAGGTGACCGGCCCCGACGAGGCGCCGACCGACCTCACGCCTGAGGGCAAGGTGCGCCCAGTCAGCACCTTTGGCAAAATCTGGGACACCCACGCCGAGATCCGCGATCAGCTGGGGTGGGGAACCAAGGCCGAGTACAACACCGACGCCGCATTCCAGGGCTTCGAGCACGGCAGCATGCTCTACTCGGAAAAAGGGCTGGGCAAGGGGCCATCGATCTACGTGCTGTACGACAATGGGAAATACGAGCGGCTGGCCGACCCGACGAAATAA
- a CDS encoding cysteine methyltransferase: MSRYDVIYTIVCSIPTGRVCTYGRIAAASAAPRGARGVGSALAALGPEQALAIPWWRVVNAAGQISNLAHADAQRALLESEGVRVSPSGTIDLATFLWEP; this comes from the coding sequence ATGAGCCGATACGACGTCATCTATACTATCGTGTGCAGCATCCCAACGGGACGAGTATGCACCTATGGGCGGATCGCCGCCGCCAGCGCCGCCCCGCGCGGGGCCAGGGGCGTGGGCAGCGCGCTCGCGGCGCTCGGCCCCGAGCAGGCCCTCGCCATCCCGTGGTGGCGCGTGGTCAACGCCGCAGGCCAGATCAGCAACCTGGCCCACGCCGACGCCCAGCGCGCCCTGCTGGAGAGCGAGGGCGTACGGGTCTCGCCCAGCGGTACGATCGACCTCGCCACCTTTCTCTGGGAGCCATAG
- a CDS encoding DUF4129 domain-containing protein: MTPGQHLPRRTLWAALLALLVALALPLGARAQQEPPTLDQYLALLRQASAAAQRSDRLALEEIAAQLDATGQVRLPDGTLARADNRWLSQAIQPADPDFDTIAEQVGAIINAITLPQSAAPADAMARLRAILEKPPFSEAQRGRSWFEQLLDWLGQLLDRLLRSGGGSVTAGGDMAGRVIVAIGVIILVAVVIYLLLYLRRQIVRETAAKDADPESNLTARTAMDQASSMARGGDHRTAMRYLYLSALLWLDERGLLRYDRALTNREYLDRASANPALRGRLAPIVETFDMVWYGHTPLDDSDFAAYKQQIEALRSELS, from the coding sequence ATGACGCCGGGCCAGCATCTGCCACGCCGAACCCTGTGGGCCGCGCTGCTGGCGCTGCTGGTGGCGCTGGCGCTGCCGCTGGGCGCGCGCGCCCAGCAGGAGCCGCCCACGCTCGACCAGTACCTGGCCCTGCTGCGGCAGGCCTCGGCGGCGGCGCAGCGCAGCGATCGGCTGGCGCTAGAGGAGATCGCCGCCCAGCTGGATGCCACCGGCCAGGTGCGCCTGCCCGATGGCACGCTGGCCAGGGCCGACAACCGCTGGCTGTCGCAGGCCATCCAGCCAGCCGACCCCGACTTCGACACCATCGCCGAGCAGGTGGGCGCGATCATCAACGCCATCACCCTGCCGCAGAGCGCCGCCCCCGCCGATGCCATGGCGCGGCTGCGCGCGATCTTGGAAAAGCCGCCCTTCTCCGAGGCCCAGCGTGGCCGCAGCTGGTTCGAGCAGCTGCTCGACTGGCTGGGGCAGCTGCTCGACCGGCTGCTGCGCAGCGGCGGCGGCAGCGTCACCGCTGGCGGCGACATGGCGGGGCGCGTGATCGTGGCCATCGGCGTGATCATCCTGGTGGCGGTGGTCATCTACCTGCTGCTCTACCTGCGCCGCCAGATCGTGCGCGAGACCGCCGCCAAGGATGCCGACCCCGAGTCGAACCTGACGGCGCGCACCGCCATGGATCAGGCCAGCAGCATGGCGCGCGGCGGCGACCACCGCACCGCCATGCGCTACCTCTACCTCTCGGCGCTGCTGTGGCTGGATGAGCGCGGCCTGCTGCGCTACGACCGCGCGCTCACCAACCGCGAGTATCTCGACCGCGCCAGCGCCAACCCGGCCCTGCGCGGGCGGCTCGCGCCGATCGTCGAGACCTTCGACATGGTGTGGTATGGGCACACGCCGCTGGATGATAGCGATTTCGCCGCCTATAAGCAGCAGATCGAAGCGCTGCGCTCCGAGCTTTCCTAA
- a CDS encoding DUF4350 domain-containing protein — translation MKNRRDIFILVGLFVILIIFLALSPRLLPPEVDPSVPTTRSTEAEGAQALYRWLGDMGYAPQRLEYRAFSLASEDDALIILNPSEPISEDEADTALAWVERGGTLVLADDTASSFGPQNALLEQLDVSFEVYTSTNALSTSITQAQPRQPALVQPAFPQANANTSRMVVAPDRADAVTLLGTDDAPLIVGLKYERGYIYLSAATYPFTNEGLRSPGNGELVLNMLRRVPAGGSVLFDEYHLGYFEPPSPAALTIGSPLGIAMAYAILATALYLILGGRRFGRPVPTKAELARRTSAEYVHSIADLLQRGQKREYIAAHFHTRARRRLARRFGLNPNQDDAALAREIAQAQSTDEAALAGLLGSLRAAKTDDALIHALRQADEAERR, via the coding sequence ATGAAGAATCGACGCGACATCTTTATTCTGGTCGGGCTGTTCGTCATCCTGATCATCTTTCTGGCGCTCAGCCCTCGGCTGCTGCCGCCCGAGGTCGACCCCTCGGTGCCGACCACCCGCTCGACCGAGGCCGAGGGCGCGCAGGCGCTCTACCGCTGGCTGGGCGACATGGGCTACGCGCCGCAGCGGCTGGAGTACCGCGCCTTCAGCCTGGCCAGCGAGGACGACGCGCTGATCATCCTCAACCCCAGCGAGCCGATCAGCGAGGACGAGGCCGACACCGCGCTGGCCTGGGTCGAGCGCGGCGGCACGCTGGTGCTGGCCGACGACACGGCCAGCAGCTTCGGGCCGCAGAACGCCCTGCTGGAGCAGCTGGATGTGAGCTTCGAGGTCTACACCAGCACCAACGCGCTCAGCACATCCATCACCCAGGCCCAGCCGCGCCAGCCCGCCCTGGTGCAGCCCGCCTTCCCGCAGGCCAACGCCAACACATCGCGCATGGTGGTGGCCCCCGACCGCGCCGACGCCGTGACGCTGCTGGGCACCGATGATGCGCCGCTGATCGTTGGGCTGAAGTACGAGCGCGGCTACATCTACCTGAGCGCGGCCACCTACCCCTTCACCAACGAGGGCCTGCGCTCGCCCGGCAACGGCGAGCTGGTGCTGAACATGCTGCGCCGTGTGCCTGCGGGCGGCAGCGTGCTGTTCGACGAGTACCACCTGGGCTACTTCGAGCCGCCCTCGCCCGCCGCGCTGACCATCGGCAGCCCGCTGGGCATCGCCATGGCCTACGCCATCCTGGCCACCGCGCTCTACCTCATCCTGGGCGGGCGGCGCTTCGGGCGGCCCGTGCCCACCAAGGCCGAGCTGGCCCGCCGCACCAGCGCCGAGTATGTGCACAGCATCGCCGACCTGCTGCAGCGCGGCCAGAAGCGCGAGTATATCGCGGCGCACTTCCACACCAGGGCGCGGCGCAGGCTGGCCCGCCGCTTCGGGCTGAACCCCAACCAGGACGACGCCGCGCTGGCCCGCGAGATCGCCCAGGCCCAGTCCACCGACGAGGCCGCGCTGGCCGGGCTGCTGGGCAGCCTGCGCGCCGCCAAGACCGACGACGCGCTCATCCACGCCCTGCGCCAGGCCGACGAGGCCGAGCGCCGCTAG
- a CDS encoding MoxR family ATPase has translation MTVQDMTNAIRAEAAKVLVGQEDVFTQLLIALLSGGHVLLEGVPGTAKTLMAKTLASLIQAEFKRVQFTPDLMPSDVIGTQVFEIGSAEFRLRKGPIFTQVLLGDEINRAPAKTQSALLEAMEERQVTIEGQRMPLPAPFFVLATQNPVEYEGTYPLPEAQLDRFLFKVLIDYAPQDVEIEVLRRYHHGFDARHIERAALQPVVTPEGLAEAQREIAAVQVDEGILKYITDIAQASRKSLDLLLGGSPRASISLLLAAKAWAAMQGRAFVVPDDVKFLVRPVYRHRVILKPEAEIEGLNADTAMARVLARVEVPR, from the coding sequence ATGACTGTTCAGGATATGACCAACGCCATCCGCGCCGAGGCCGCCAAGGTGCTGGTGGGGCAAGAGGATGTGTTCACCCAGCTGCTGATCGCGCTGCTGAGCGGCGGCCACGTGCTGCTGGAGGGCGTGCCCGGCACCGCCAAGACGCTGATGGCCAAGACGCTGGCCTCGCTCATCCAGGCCGAGTTCAAGCGCGTGCAGTTCACCCCCGACCTGATGCCCTCCGATGTGATCGGCACCCAGGTCTTCGAGATCGGCAGCGCCGAGTTCCGCCTGCGCAAGGGGCCGATCTTCACCCAGGTGCTGCTGGGCGACGAGATTAACCGCGCCCCGGCCAAGACCCAGAGCGCCCTGCTGGAGGCTATGGAGGAGCGCCAGGTGACGATCGAGGGCCAGCGCATGCCGCTGCCCGCGCCGTTCTTCGTGCTGGCCACCCAGAACCCGGTGGAGTACGAGGGCACCTACCCGCTGCCCGAGGCCCAGCTCGACCGCTTCCTGTTCAAGGTGCTGATCGACTACGCCCCGCAGGATGTGGAGATCGAAGTGCTGCGCCGCTACCACCACGGCTTCGACGCCCGCCACATCGAGCGCGCCGCGCTGCAGCCCGTGGTGACGCCCGAGGGCCTGGCCGAGGCCCAGCGCGAGATCGCCGCCGTGCAGGTGGATGAGGGCATCCTCAAGTATATCACCGACATCGCCCAGGCCAGCCGCAAGAGCCTCGACCTGCTGCTGGGTGGCTCGCCGCGCGCCTCGATCAGCCTGCTGCTGGCCGCCAAGGCCTGGGCCGCCATGCAGGGCCGCGCCTTCGTGGTGCCCGACGACGTGAAGTTCCTGGTGCGCCCGGTCTACCGCCACCGCGTGATCCTCAAGCCCGAGGCCGAGATCGAGGGCCTGAACGCCGACACCGCCATGGCCCGCGTGCTGGCCAGGGTCGAGGTGCCGCGATGA